In Ramlibacter sp., the sequence TTCGAGCAGGCGCATCTGCTTGCCGATGAACTGCATCTGCCGGCGCTTGCCCTCGAAGTTGGTGATGCGCTTGGCCTCGGCCAGGCCCTCGACCAGCTTGTCGGGCAGGGGCAGGCGGGCCATCAGGTCGGCGCGCAGCGTGAGCAGGTCCTCGCCGAGCTTTTGCAGCTCGGTGCTTTCGCGCTTGAGGTCGGTCTTGCTGGCTTCGGTCGTGCCTTTGAGCTCGGCCTTGAGTTCAAGGTCCAGTTCGCTGCCTTCGGCCACGAACTGGCCGCGGACGAAATAGCCTTTTTTGGGTTTGCGGGACATGTGTTTTGGGGGGTGTTGCAGGAGTGTGGCCTGCCAGTCGCAAAGCGGCAAGTATCATAGCTCCCGATATGACCACACCCTCCTCACGAGCCGACAGCGGCTTTGCCTACAGCCGCGCCACCTTCGAAGAACTGGTTGACCGGGCCCTGGCCCATGCGAAGAAACTCGGCGCCACCGATGCCGGCGCCGAAGCCTCCGAAGGCTGCGGGCTGAGCGTGTCGGTGCGCAAGGGCGAGCTTGAAACCGTGGAGCGCAACCGCGACAAGTCGCTGGGCGTGACCGTCTACATGGGCCACCGCCGCGGCAACGCCAGCACCTCTGATTTTTCCCCCGCCGCCATCGAGCAGACCGTGCAGGCCGCCTTTGACATTGCGCGCTTCACCGCCGAGGACCCGGTGG encodes:
- a CDS encoding DUF615 domain-containing protein produces the protein MSRKPKKGYFVRGQFVAEGSELDLELKAELKGTTEASKTDLKRESTELQKLGEDLLTLRADLMARLPLPDKLVEGLAEAKRITNFEGKRRQMQFIGKQMRLLEPEVVEAVRAALDEQQRGSAQHTLALHEAEQWRDRLIDDDEALPLWLQLSPDTDTQQLRALIRQARKDAQPDKTSISQGLAPRRGRAYREIFHLVREQLGHE